The following are encoded together in the Candidatus Bandiella woodruffii genome:
- a CDS encoding NAD kinase: MINNLQIGCLYNKESKNAVDAFEKLSKTYNLVELSDANLQMVSAIITLGGDGEMLRALHMSKHTKTPIYGMNRGSLGFLLNKYDPNNLIEKVGTAQIVKLYPLKMIATTNHNETVEAHAFNEVSLLRETNQIAKIKITIDGVLRMNALHADGILLSTPAGSTAYNFAAHGPIIPLNSNLLSLMPISPFRPRRWDGALILRKSRVQLEILEWAKRPVSAVADSKEVRDIKSVEIYLDFSLEKQLLFDKNNSLNERVFKEQFYYDSTA; encoded by the coding sequence ATGATAAACAATTTGCAAATAGGGTGCCTATATAATAAGGAATCAAAAAATGCTGTTGACGCTTTTGAGAAATTATCAAAAACCTATAATCTCGTGGAATTATCAGATGCCAACTTACAAATGGTTAGTGCTATAATAACACTCGGTGGAGATGGAGAAATGTTAAGGGCATTGCATATGTCAAAACACACTAAAACACCAATATACGGCATGAACAGAGGTTCTTTAGGGTTTTTGTTAAATAAATATGATCCAAATAATTTGATAGAAAAGGTCGGCACAGCTCAAATTGTGAAATTGTATCCGTTAAAAATGATCGCCACAACAAATCACAACGAAACCGTGGAAGCTCATGCATTCAATGAAGTTTCGCTTTTACGGGAAACAAATCAAATAGCAAAAATCAAAATCACAATTGACGGCGTGTTAAGGATGAATGCGTTACATGCAGATGGAATTTTATTGTCAACCCCAGCTGGAAGTACGGCGTATAATTTTGCAGCGCATGGGCCCATTATACCATTGAATTCCAATCTTTTATCTCTTATGCCAATCAGCCCATTTAGGCCTAGAAGGTGGGATGGGGCACTGATTTTACGAAAAAGCAGAGTTCAACTTGAAATTTTAGAATGGGCAAAAAGACCTGTTAGTGCTGTTGCAGATTCAAAGGAGGTTAGAGACATTAAGTCCGTTGAGATATATCTTGATTTTAGCCTAGAAAAACAACTGCTTTTTGATAAGAATAACAGTTTGAATGAACGGGTTTTTAAAGAGCAGTTTTACTATGATAGCACTGCATAA
- a CDS encoding Smr/MutS family protein gives MSKKGYIFAKEDVDIWSEAIKDVKRLKERTLAVSNIKADITINNRRNTIPQVPVLKGQQNYVLKLGDATKINHSMLRTISKGNYKIDSSIDLHGHTKELAYHQLMTFLEDGCARKYRLLLVITGKGNSSPQNYSVLKNSIMDWLTMSRFNEYILCISYAHYKHGGDGAFYIVLKR, from the coding sequence ATGAGTAAGAAAGGTTATATTTTCGCAAAAGAGGATGTAGATATTTGGAGTGAAGCTATAAAAGATGTCAAAAGGTTAAAAGAAAGGACGTTAGCAGTTAGCAATATAAAAGCTGATATTACAATCAATAATAGGCGGAATACAATACCTCAAGTTCCTGTGCTAAAAGGGCAACAAAATTATGTGTTAAAACTTGGAGATGCAACAAAAATTAACCACAGCATGCTAAGGACCATTAGCAAAGGTAATTATAAAATCGACAGTTCAATAGATTTGCATGGTCATACCAAAGAGCTGGCTTATCATCAATTGATGACCTTTTTAGAAGATGGATGTGCGAGAAAATATAGGCTATTACTAGTCATTACGGGTAAAGGAAATAGTTCCCCTCAAAATTACTCCGTATTGAAAAATAGCATCATGGATTGGTTGACGATGTCCCGCTTTAACGAATATATTCTCTGCATTAGCTATGCTCACTATAAACACGGTGGGGACGGAGCATTTTATATAGTTTTAAAAAGATAG
- a CDS encoding DsbA family protein: MKTKNIAIVLLTLLVVFAGYLYYKKSKQDEVKVGAELSQGNVVGATATESGAEPSSGTPETANTDAPATPAESDSSAEPSSGAPEATNTDAPATPAASDSSAEPSSGAPEATNADTPATPAVSDSSAESSNTESSANTGAAPAAPVSETDASNVNTVTKNEVVNIVRDELKNHPEIIVEALKDHANAQQKEEQRLMSKAVKDNNDALVNNDSDPKYGNSSAKGIIVHYYDYNCSYCKKMSEVIKKLIDEKHNVYIVFKELPVLGDSSVKASKAALAVNKIAPKQYLDFHFALMESRDNGNIDQKIDKIAKSLKINIVQLHKAMENKELDEILENNIKLATTIGIRGVPDIIINGDLYPGAISYEEALKALGEDNKN; encoded by the coding sequence ATGAAAACCAAAAACATTGCTATAGTATTGCTAACATTACTTGTGGTATTTGCTGGTTACCTTTACTACAAAAAATCCAAACAGGATGAAGTAAAGGTGGGAGCTGAGTTGTCGCAAGGTAATGTTGTTGGAGCAACTGCTACGGAATCTGGTGCTGAACCAAGCTCAGGTACTCCAGAAACAGCCAATACAGATGCGCCAGCAACTCCTGCTGAGTCTGATAGTTCTGCTGAACCAAGTTCGGGCGCTCCAGAAGCAACAAACACAGATGCGCCAGCAACTCCTGCTGCATCTGACAGTTCTGCTGAACCAAGCTCAGGTGCTCCAGAAGCAACAAACGCAGATACGCCAGCAACTCCTGCTGTATCTGATAGTTCTGCTGAGTCAAGCAATACTGAATCATCAGCTAATACAGGTGCAGCGCCAGCTGCGCCTGTATCTGAGACTGATGCATCGAATGTAAATACAGTTACAAAAAATGAAGTTGTTAATATTGTTAGAGATGAACTAAAAAATCATCCGGAAATTATTGTTGAGGCATTAAAAGATCACGCTAATGCTCAGCAGAAAGAGGAACAGAGATTGATGTCAAAAGCCGTGAAAGATAATAATGATGCGTTAGTTAATAACGATAGCGATCCCAAGTACGGGAACTCATCTGCGAAAGGGATTATAGTTCATTATTACGATTATAATTGCTCCTATTGCAAAAAAATGTCTGAAGTAATCAAAAAGTTAATTGATGAAAAACATAATGTATACATTGTGTTCAAGGAGCTTCCAGTTTTAGGAGATTCTTCTGTCAAAGCTAGTAAGGCTGCTTTGGCTGTTAATAAAATTGCTCCTAAGCAATATCTTGACTTCCATTTTGCTTTAATGGAGAGTAGAGACAATGGAAATATAGATCAAAAAATTGATAAAATAGCTAAATCTTTAAAAATAAATATAGTTCAATTGCATAAAGCGATGGAAAATAAAGAGTTAGATGAAATATTAGAAAATAATATAAAATTGGCAACAACAATCGGCATTAGAGGCGTGCCTGATATAATTATCAACGGTGACCTATACCCGGGAGCTATTAGCTATGAAGAGGCGCTAAAAGCTTTGGGAGAAGATAATAAAAACTAG
- a CDS encoding 7-carboxy-7-deazaguanine synthase QueE, whose amino-acid sequence MFGKNPKLAPEKGDGGELKVTSIFLTIQGEGPYVGHQAVFIRLSGCNLACDFCDTEFDSYKLLSVEEIVKVVMSIRDGANLVVITGGEPMRQKIKLLCDNLLFRNFTVQVETNGTIHTEIPKAVKLVCSPKASNGKYHSIRKDILEQTVALKFLISKQNKEYCDISEVGQSRYNIPVYVQPMDEYDEFLNQNNLLLAQQVAKKHCAILSLQLHKILKID is encoded by the coding sequence ATGTTTGGCAAAAACCCTAAGCTAGCCCCAGAAAAAGGAGATGGGGGCGAACTAAAAGTAACATCGATATTTCTGACAATACAAGGAGAAGGTCCTTATGTTGGTCATCAAGCAGTTTTCATTAGACTAAGCGGGTGTAACCTTGCATGCGATTTCTGTGATACTGAGTTTGATAGCTACAAGCTTCTTAGCGTTGAAGAAATTGTAAAGGTGGTTATGTCAATTAGGGATGGAGCAAACTTAGTCGTCATCACAGGTGGGGAACCAATGCGCCAAAAAATTAAATTGTTGTGTGACAATCTATTGTTTCGCAATTTTACGGTCCAGGTAGAAACAAATGGTACAATCCACACCGAAATTCCAAAGGCGGTAAAGCTGGTATGTTCTCCAAAGGCATCCAACGGCAAATACCATAGTATCAGAAAAGATATTTTAGAACAAACAGTGGCTTTAAAATTCCTTATTTCAAAACAAAATAAAGAATATTGTGATATTTCAGAAGTAGGGCAGAGCAGATATAACATTCCTGTATATGTTCAACCCATGGATGAATACGACGAATTTTTAAACCAAAACAACCTTCTCTTAGCGCAACAGGTTGCTAAAAAACACTGCGCAATATTATCTTTACAACTTCATAAGATACTAAAAATAGACTGA
- the dut gene encoding dUTP diphosphatase, protein MKISIIKLSSLKDLSPPQHATQYSAGVDLVAAIEEDILLKPMARVLVPTGIAIAVPTGFEAQVRPRSGLAIKHGITVINAPGTIDSDYRGEIKVPIINLGHEDFVIEKGMRIAQMVISQYFSINWHVTDTLPESTTRGNAGFGSTGYNSI, encoded by the coding sequence ATTAAAATCAGCATTATAAAATTAAGCAGTCTAAAAGACCTGTCTCCACCACAGCATGCAACGCAATATAGCGCAGGGGTAGATTTGGTTGCTGCAATAGAGGAAGATATATTATTAAAACCTATGGCAAGAGTTTTGGTTCCAACAGGTATAGCAATTGCAGTGCCAACAGGGTTTGAGGCCCAAGTTAGGCCACGTTCTGGTCTTGCTATCAAGCATGGTATCACCGTCATAAATGCTCCTGGCACAATTGATTCGGACTACAGAGGTGAAATCAAAGTGCCAATAATTAACTTAGGACATGAAGATTTTGTGATCGAAAAAGGTATGCGAATAGCACAGATGGTTATCTCACAATATTTTTCAATCAATTGGCATGTTACTGATACTCTTCCAGAAAGTACCACAAGGGGAAATGCAGGATTTGGATCAACAGGGTATAACTCAATTTAA
- a CDS encoding IS5 family transposase (programmed frameshift) encodes MDLGLHRHDITDNMWDLIKDHLPGREGTWGGLAHNNRRFINAVFWILRTGSPWRDLPSEYGGWKNTHKRFCRWRDKRIWEALLEIFVKEPDMEWLMIDASHSKVHPHASGAKGGNQDMSRTKGGFNTKIHLAVDSHGMPLKVIITKGSEADCKQAVNLIEEMKAEYLLADRGYDVNYIIDHAQELGMRVVIPPKKNRITQRKYNKDLYKIRHIVENTFLHLKRWRGIATRYAKNSASFLAAIQIRCLSLWLKIS; translated from the exons ATGGATTTAGGGCTACATAGGCATGATATAACAGATAATATGTGGGATTTGATAAAGGATCATTTGCCAGGAAGGGAAGGTACGTGGGGAGGTTTGGCACATAATAACAGAAGATTCATTAACGCAGTATTTTGGATATTAAGAACAGGTTCTCCCTGGAGAGATTTGCCTTCAGAATATGGAGGATGGAAAAATACACATAAAAGATTTTGCAGATGGAGAGACAAAAGGATATGGGAGGCTTTATTGGAGATATTTGTGAAAGAACCTGATATGGAATGGTTAATGATAGACGCAAGTCATAGTAAAGTGCATCCACATGCTTCAGGTGCAAAAGGCGGCAATCAAGATATGAGTCGTACAAAAGGGGGCT TCAATACAAAGATTCACCTTGCCGTGGATTCACATGGTATGCCACTCAAAGTTATTATCACAAAAGGCTCAGAAGCTGATTGCAAGCAGGCTGTTAATCTTATTGAAGAGATGAAAGCTGAGTACTTACTAGCCGACAGAGGGTACGATGTTAATTACATAATTGACCATGCCCAAGAATTGGGCATGAGAGTTGTTATTCCTCCTAAAAAGAACAGAATCACCCAGAGAAAATACAATAAAGATTTATATAAAATAAGGCATATTGTAGAAAACACCTTTCTTCATCTTAAAAGATGGAGGGGAATTGCAACCAGATATGCTAAAAATTCAGCTTCTTTCCTTGCCGCAATTCAGATTAGATGTTTATCTCTTTGGCTTAAAATCTCATGA
- a CDS encoding TlpA disulfide reductase family protein: MNSLVLLVNVLLLLAPITIANSTDMYSMQQEYISAIESNYYAVPKKVANIKFLDENSKEIRFKDFKDKFVILNFWSNWCIECTNELKSLDKLQQELNRDKVDDVAIIAISDGSIR; encoded by the coding sequence ATGAATAGTTTAGTCTTACTTGTCAATGTATTGTTGCTTCTTGCCCCAATTACAATTGCCAATTCAACTGATATGTATAGCATGCAGCAAGAGTATATAAGTGCTATAGAGAGCAACTACTATGCCGTTCCTAAAAAGGTGGCCAACATCAAGTTTCTTGATGAAAATTCTAAGGAGATACGTTTTAAAGATTTCAAAGACAAGTTTGTTATTTTAAATTTTTGGTCAAACTGGTGCATTGAATGCACGAATGAACTAAAATCACTAGACAAATTACAGCAAGAATTAAACAGAGATAAAGTTGATGATGTTGCGATAATAGCAATATCTGACGGTTCCATTAGATAG
- a CDS encoding dicarboxylate/amino acid:cation symporter, translating to MKLSFLRLSPWQKILLALVLGAIVGVLLGEDSQYFSCFGVVFLNLIKMITIPMIFFTIIYGITNIETTQGLRRLSIKSIITFTFTSFLAVSVGIIVSMVLKPGVGISKTILDQFKGSQSVPKVGSMSIYETLIDIIPTNIFSAMVSGHILQVVMFALFIGAILNTARSECSEVIKVCQQSAILFFKVIRSIMRLAPIGVFGYIAAIVATEGIGILVALGKLVATIGIGCLIQYLLFGVLILFVSGVSPIPFYRKIIEPQLLAFATSSSKATLVPLMDVVETKLGVSKQSSRFILPLSAALNMDGGAIYQSACAVFFAQMLGVDFSLSQYVILFVMCTLASIGGAGIPGGVLLFLGMVLNSVGLPIEGVLLIASVDRFLDMMTTVINVTGCACATVLIDHSEKTMDVKLYTSDNSKRVRNMSDEHEGV from the coding sequence ATGAAACTGAGTTTTTTAAGGTTGTCCCCATGGCAGAAGATTTTGCTTGCCCTAGTATTAGGGGCAATAGTTGGTGTGTTGTTGGGGGAGGATTCTCAGTACTTCAGTTGCTTTGGGGTTGTCTTTTTAAATCTAATCAAAATGATAACCATCCCGATGATTTTCTTCACAATCATTTACGGCATAACAAACATTGAAACTACACAGGGTTTGCGACGTCTTAGTATCAAGTCGATCATTACCTTTACGTTTACTTCATTCTTGGCAGTTTCTGTTGGTATAATTGTTAGCATGGTATTAAAACCGGGTGTTGGTATATCAAAGACCATTTTAGATCAATTTAAAGGTTCTCAAAGTGTCCCTAAGGTAGGTTCAATGTCTATATACGAAACGCTAATAGACATAATACCAACCAATATATTCTCTGCAATGGTTTCTGGACATATATTACAAGTTGTTATGTTTGCCTTATTTATAGGGGCAATTTTAAATACGGCAAGAAGTGAGTGCTCTGAGGTGATAAAAGTTTGTCAACAAAGTGCTATACTGTTTTTTAAGGTGATTAGATCAATAATGCGCCTAGCACCAATTGGAGTATTCGGATATATAGCAGCCATAGTTGCTACAGAAGGTATTGGAATTTTAGTTGCTTTGGGTAAACTTGTTGCAACCATAGGAATTGGATGTTTAATTCAGTATCTGTTGTTTGGGGTTTTAATTCTATTTGTTTCTGGAGTCTCTCCGATCCCATTTTACCGTAAGATAATAGAACCACAGTTACTTGCTTTTGCGACAAGTAGTTCTAAAGCTACTTTGGTGCCATTGATGGATGTGGTTGAAACCAAGCTTGGTGTTTCAAAACAAAGTAGCCGTTTCATACTGCCGTTGTCTGCTGCTTTAAATATGGATGGTGGTGCAATTTACCAAAGTGCATGTGCTGTGTTTTTTGCACAGATGCTTGGAGTGGATTTTTCGTTAAGTCAGTATGTTATTTTATTTGTTATGTGTACACTTGCTTCAATTGGAGGGGCTGGAATTCCAGGAGGGGTATTATTATTTCTTGGGATGGTATTAAATTCAGTTGGATTGCCTATAGAAGGAGTGCTTTTAATTGCGAGCGTTGATCGGTTTTTGGATATGATGACAACAGTAATAAACGTAACTGGTTGTGCATGTGCTACAGTTCTTATCGACCATTCGGAAAAAACGATGGACGTAAAGTTATATACCTCTGATAATTCGAAAAGAGTCAGAAATATGAGCGATGAGCATGAAGGAGTGTAA
- a CDS encoding transposase, translated as MINKVAITPANVTDAKGVAHVLPNSGAVYADKGYCVAPAKNAAKSRGIHFCAIKKNNMKQKNFDLDRYYTSIRAPFERVFSQDNKRLRYIGIAKNQFAEFMNAICFNLKRLTVLTA; from the coding sequence ATGATCAACAAGGTTGCTATAACGCCTGCTAATGTTACCGATGCAAAGGGAGTTGCGCATGTTTTACCAAATAGTGGAGCAGTTTATGCTGACAAAGGGTATTGTGTTGCACCAGCAAAGAATGCAGCTAAAAGCAGAGGTATTCATTTTTGCGCCATCAAGAAAAACAATATGAAGCAAAAGAATTTTGACCTTGATCGATACTATACTTCCATAAGGGCTCCGTTTGAGAGGGTGTTTTCTCAAGATAATAAACGATTGCGATACATAGGAATTGCCAAAAATCAGTTTGCTGAATTTATGAATGCTATCTGCTTTAATTTAAAACGTTTAACGGTTCTTACTGCCTAA
- a CDS encoding transposase: MDYRIKKRKMSSAHQIIMVCLDQLVGSEHQYRKFKELFNFGAVEQELKGIESPANYKGYGVLRLFKCLLLQFMEDLSDRELERYLSDSVAAKWFCDFDLTEATPDYSVFSRIRSKIGTNLLSKIFAIFRDQLKSQGYMSEVFTFAEC, encoded by the coding sequence GTGGATTACAGAATAAAGAAGAGAAAAATGTCATCAGCGCATCAAATAATAATGGTATGTTTGGATCAATTGGTTGGTAGTGAGCATCAATATCGCAAATTTAAGGAGCTGTTTAATTTTGGGGCAGTAGAGCAAGAGCTGAAGGGAATTGAATCTCCTGCTAATTATAAGGGATATGGTGTTTTACGTTTATTTAAATGCTTGTTGTTACAGTTTATGGAAGATTTGTCAGATCGTGAACTAGAAAGATATTTGAGTGACAGTGTTGCAGCCAAGTGGTTTTGTGATTTTGATTTAACCGAAGCCACACCTGATTATAGCGTTTTTAGTAGAATCCGCTCAAAGATAGGAACAAATTTGTTATCAAAAATCTTTGCCATTTTTAGAGATCAACTAAAATCTCAAGGATATATGAGCGAGGTATTTACTTTTGCAGAGTGTTAG
- a CDS encoding IS1 family transposase — protein sequence MQYLHSIFSIFPFLFFPSLSLYHILFFFPIPFKTLPKIISRDNCTYYTDDWSVYSEVIPRHQHVVGKQHTLSIESNNSNTRHRIARMTRKTKVVSKSEEVVDLTIKLWVHFEDNNNFLSEQGNFISIFG from the coding sequence TTGCAATATTTACATTCTATTTTCTCCATTTTTCCCTTTCTTTTTTTTCCTTCCCTCTCCTTATATCACATTCTTTTCTTCTTTCCTATCCCTTTTAAAACACTCCCGAAAATCATAAGTAGAGATAATTGCACTTATTACACAGACGATTGGTCTGTTTATTCAGAGGTTATACCTCGCCATCAACATGTTGTTGGCAAACAACATACACTCTCAATTGAGTCCAATAACTCAAACACAAGGCACAGAATTGCAAGAATGACCAGAAAAACAAAGGTAGTTTCAAAATCTGAAGAAGTTGTCGATCTTACGATTAAGCTCTGGGTACATTTTGAGGATAACAATAATTTCCTAAGTGAGCAGGGCAATTTTATATCTATCTTTGGCTAA
- a CDS encoding IS1 family transposase produces MWTAVDRDRFKTVAFKVGSGDKENYVDLARELGEKYQIRYMCTDGYEVYCHYKIAQIHLQTKSETCLVESFNSSLRDMLARLNRKTKRFSKCSEMLRLSLVLFFNKALALSIYL; encoded by the coding sequence ATATGGACTGCTGTCGATAGGGACAGATTCAAAACTGTTGCGTTTAAAGTAGGTTCAGGTGATAAAGAAAATTACGTAGATTTAGCTCGTGAGCTAGGAGAAAAATACCAAATTCGTTATATGTGTACAGATGGGTATGAGGTCTATTGTCATTATAAAATTGCTCAAATACATCTGCAGACAAAGTCTGAAACTTGTTTGGTTGAGAGCTTCAATTCCTCCTTAAGGGATATGCTTGCTAGATTAAATCGCAAGACTAAACGCTTTAGCAAGTGTTCTGAAATGCTAAGATTATCCCTTGTTTTATTTTTTAACAAAGCTTTAGCTCTTTCTATCTATTTATGA
- a CDS encoding IS5 family transposase (programmed frameshift): MDLGLHRHDITDNMWDLIKDHLPGREGTWGGLAHNNRRFINAVFWILRTGSPWRDLPSEYGGWKNTHKRFCRWRDKRIWEALLEIFVKEPDMEWLMIDASHSKVHPHASGAKGGNQDMSRTKGGFNTKIHLALDSHGMPLKVIITKGSEADCKQAVNLIEEMKAEYLLADRGYDANYIIDHAQELGMSVVIPPKKNRITQRKYDKDLYKIRHIVENTFLHLKRWRGIATRYAKNSASFLAAIQIRCLSLWLKIS; encoded by the exons ATGGATTTAGGGCTACATAGGCATGATATAACAGATAATATGTGGGATTTGATAAAGGATCATTTGCCAGGAAGGGAAGGTACGTGGGGAGGTTTGGCACATAATAACAGAAGATTCATTAACGCAGTATTTTGGATATTAAGAACAGGTTCTCCCTGGAGAGATTTGCCTTCAGAATATGGAGGATGGAAAAATACACATAAAAGATTTTGCAGATGGAGAGACAAAAGGATATGGGAGGCTTTATTGGAGATATTTGTGAAAGAACCTGATATGGAATGGTTAATGATAGACGCAAGTCATAGTAAAGTGCATCCACATGCTTCAGGTGCAAAAGGCGGCAATCAAGATATGAGTCGTACAAAAGGGGGCT TCAATACAAAGATTCACCTTGCCTTGGATTCACATGGTATGCCACTCAAAGTTATTATCACAAAAGGCTCAGAAGCTGATTGCAAGCAGGCTGTTAATCTTATTGAAGAGATGAAAGCTGAGTACTTACTAGCCGACAGAGGGTACGATGCTAATTACATAATTGACCATGCCCAAGAATTGGGCATGAGCGTTGTTATTCCTCCTAAAAAGAACAGAATCACCCAGAGAAAATACGATAAAGATTTATACAAAATAAGGCATATTGTAGAAAACACCTTTCTTCATCTTAAAAGATGGAGGGGAATTGCAACCAGATATGCTAAAAATTCAGCTTCTTTTCTTGCCGCAATTCAGATTAGATGTTTATCTCTTTGGCTTAAAATCTCATGA
- a CDS encoding LptF/LptG family permease — MVSSKTYFKRNFVDYFKTLFFTLAAFFLIILLFDLLEILRITSKYSLKLPVLIKLALMKNYSSLRQVVPMIVLVSSLIFFYIKNKNNEIIAAKSVGMSSFNIIIPVLSAVLVFGIINVVLINPVGTMFLRKYQNYEAHKFKKQVSLIAVSKSGIWLKNKLGEDDVIINALRVSQAFKTMHDTNIFIIDKTGALQKQVSAKKILLMQDEIIAEDATLIDRDFEIQSMPTITLPIQISISQIFENLTSIETISFFQLLEFIKIADDSGLSSTKYIMQFLKEVFSPIFLISMAMVSYFYCYNVSHRKKLDLSPLFCLVTGFTIYFSTNFVHALGSSGQISVILAVLFPVITFNTLISYLMFRKN, encoded by the coding sequence ATGGTTAGTTCTAAAACGTATTTTAAAAGAAACTTCGTAGATTACTTTAAGACGTTGTTTTTTACCTTAGCTGCTTTTTTTCTTATTATACTGTTGTTTGATTTATTGGAAATACTACGTATCACCTCCAAATATTCGCTAAAATTACCAGTATTAATAAAGCTTGCTTTGATGAAAAATTATAGCAGTCTCCGCCAGGTGGTACCAATGATTGTTTTGGTTTCATCACTAATATTCTTTTATATAAAAAATAAAAATAATGAAATTATTGCAGCAAAAAGCGTTGGTATGTCCAGCTTTAATATAATAATCCCCGTATTATCAGCCGTTTTGGTATTTGGAATTATCAATGTGGTTCTTATCAACCCAGTCGGCACTATGTTTCTACGTAAGTATCAAAATTATGAGGCTCATAAGTTTAAAAAGCAAGTAAGTTTGATTGCTGTTTCAAAATCTGGGATATGGCTTAAAAATAAACTTGGAGAGGATGATGTCATTATCAATGCCTTAAGGGTTTCGCAGGCATTTAAAACTATGCACGACACGAACATATTCATCATCGATAAAACCGGTGCATTACAAAAACAAGTCTCCGCTAAGAAAATTTTACTTATGCAAGATGAAATCATTGCAGAAGATGCAACTTTAATTGATCGGGATTTTGAAATACAGTCTATGCCAACAATAACCTTGCCGATTCAAATTTCCATATCACAAATTTTTGAAAATCTAACTTCTATAGAAACTATATCTTTCTTTCAACTGTTAGAGTTTATAAAAATAGCGGATGATTCAGGACTATCTTCAACAAAATATATAATGCAGTTCTTGAAAGAAGTTTTTTCGCCAATTTTTCTTATAAGCATGGCTATGGTAAGTTATTTTTATTGCTACAACGTTTCTCATAGAAAAAAATTAGACTTATCTCCATTGTTTTGTTTAGTAACAGGCTTTACTATATATTTTTCCACTAACTTTGTTCATGCACTAGGTTCTTCCGGGCAAATATCAGTAATTTTGGCTGTTTTATTTCCAGTTATCACATTTAACACGTTAATTTCATACTTGATGTTTCGTAAAAACTAA